From Demequina capsici:
CAACACGGACCCCGACGGTCCCCGACGGTCCGCGCTCCGCGCCTCGGTGATGCCCGCGCTGGTCGACGTGCTGGGCCCAGGCGTCGTCTCCGGGCTGGCCCGGTCGGCGGCGCTCCTCCAGGCCGACGCCGACGAGCTCGACCGTCAGGCGAGATCCGCCATGCAGACCTCCACCTCCACGGTCCGTGCAGACGAGTGGCGCTGCGACATGCTCGCCGCGCTGCCGGACGCGATCCGCTCCCGCATGCTCAAGATGCTCGCCGAGGCGAAGGGCGCGGGTCCGCTCACCACCGTCCACGTCAACGCGCTCGATGCGCTCGTCACCCAGTACAAGGGGCAGGGCGCCGTCTCGCTTCCAGGCGGGTACGAGGCGCGGCGCGAGTATGGCAGGCTTGTGATCAGTCACCCTCTCGAGCGCCCGGCGACCTGAGCCAGGCCTCACGACGGCCCCGTCAGGACCCCGCTGCCGGTGCCGACCACGGTCACGGGCCACCCCCGGGACCACGCCCAGCGTCGGGCACTCACCCCTCCAACCTGACTCACGGGAGCCTCACGTGGACCAGACGTTCGACATGGACGACTTCACGAAGATCATCGTCAGCGAGAACGACATCGGCCGGAAGCTCGACCAGCTGTCCGCTGCGATCCGCGAGGACTACAAAGGCAAGGACCTGCTGCTCGTCGGCGTCCTCAAGGGCGCGGTCATGGTGATGGCAGACCTGGCGCGCCGCATGCCTCCCACGGTGCAGATGGACTGGATGGCGATCTCGTCGTACGGTTCCGGCACCAAGTCGTCGGGCGTGGTCCGCATCCTCAAGGACCTCGACGCCGACCTCACGGGCAAGCATGTGCTGATCGTCGAGGACATCATCGACTCCGGCCTCACGCTGTCGTGGCTGCTCGGGAACCTGCGTTCGCGCGGCGCTGAGTCGGTCGAGATCGCGGCGCTGCTGCGCAAGCCGGACGCCGTGCAGGTGGACGTGCCCATCAAGTACCTGGGCTTCGACATCCCGAACGAGTTCGTCGTCGGCTACGGCCTCGACTACGCAGAGAAGTACCGGACGCTTCCGTTCGTCGCGATCCTCAACCCGGCGGTGTACGGGGGCTGACCCCGCTGCCCCGCAGCCCCTCCAGCCCTCCACCCCGCCGCCCCTCCACCCCTCCGCCCCGCCGCCGACGGTACGAACCAATCTCGATCCGACACGCTGGCGCTCGTGCCGCCAGGCTCGGGTGGGCCGGGGTGTCGCACGGCGATCTGGTTCGCACCGGGTGAGGTGGCGCCCAGCGGCACCTGCTGGATCGCCGCAGCGCGCTCGTCCGTCACACTCGCTGGCGGGCCGACACGCCTCGCCGTCCACAGGCGACGCGGATACGCGTCGTGGTCCACGGCCGACATCGGCGTGCGGAGCGCACCGCATTCGTGCCCCCATCGTCGAAGTGTGGATCCTCAGGAAGCGGTGCGAGCGCGTGGCGGCGTCGCCCGCTGGTCCGACCTCGAGGGGTGCGGGGTGAGTCGCGACATGCTGCGCACGGCGCTCCGCTCGGGCGACCTCATCAGGCCCCACCGAGGCTGCTACGCGCTGCCCGGAACCGACCGCGCGGCGATCCTTGCCACAGTGTTCCGTGGGGTCGGGACCTGTGTCACATGGTGCGCGGCGCGTGGCCTCCCGCTGCTCCGCGTCCCTGGCGAGGTGCACCTCGCCGTCCCGCAGAATCGTGCGCTCGGCAACCCGCGGAGGAGGCCCGTCGGTGAGGTCGTTCTGCACCGCCACCTCCCTCGTGAAGGCGTGTCGGTCCTCGAGAACCTGGACATCGCCGCATTGTGCACGTCGCCTCTCGAGCAGGTCGTGCTGCTGGATGCGGCGCTCAACCGCGGGCTGCTCGATCCTGGCGGGCTTCCCTTCCTGAGGCACGGGACGGAGGCGCGGCGGCGGTGGGTGGTGTCGTCGGTCGACGCTCGCGCCCAGTCGCTGCTGGAGAGCATCGCGAGGGTCGAGCTGCGCGAGGCAGGGCTCACGGTCATTCCCCAGGCAGAGATCGCGGGCGTCGGCGCCGTCGACCTGCTCGTCGAAGGGCATGTGGTGGTGGAGACGGATGGGTACGAGTTCCATCGGCGGCGGGACCAGTTCGCGCGGGACAGGGATCGGGATCGTCAGCTGGCGCTCGACGGCTACGCGACGCTGCGCTACGCGAGCGGAGATGTGCTTCGGGACCCCGGTCGAATCGTCGAGGACGTCGTCGCCGTGCTGTGGCGTCGGGGTTGGTTCTCGCCAACAGTACGAACCAATCTCGACCGCGCCGCGCGTGTGTCGGGCCCCCGCTGGTGGTCCCTACCGGCGAGTCGTCACTGAGATTGGTTCACACCGTCGCGCGGGAGCGACTCTGCCTGGGGCGAAACCGTGTCCACCCACTAGGACCGCTCGCGTAGAGTCGGAGGCACGATGAAGAATCTTCCCCGCCTCCTGCTCCTCGTGGTGATGATCGTCGCGCTCGGCTGGCTCGTCTCCAGCTTCTTCAGTCCTCGCATGGACCGCGTCGACACCTCTGAGGGCTTCGCCCTGCTCAAGGCCGACGTGGTCGAGCAGGCCAAGATCGTCGACGGCGACCAGCGTGTCGAGCTCACGCTCACGCAGGACATCCCGTCCTCCGACCCCGCCGACTGGCAGGACCTGTCCGACGTCGTGTACTTCACGTACGCCGCGCCGCAGGGTCAGGCGGTCGTCGACGCGGTCGAGGCGTCCAGCGCGACCAGCTACGACGCCGAGCTTGCGACCACGTCCATCTGGACCAGCCTGCTCATCACCTTCATCCCGCTGCTGCTGATCGTCGTCGTCTTCTGGTTCCTGCTGTCCAGCATGCAGGGCGGTGGCGGACGCCTCATGCAGTTCGGCAAGTCGCGCGCGTCCCAGGTCAGCCCCGACATGCCCAAGGTGAAGTTCGACGACGTCGCAGGCGTGGACGAGGCCGTGGACGAGCTCCGTGAGATCGAGGAGTTCCTGGAGCACCCGGCCAAGTTCCAGGCCGTGGGCGCCAAGATCCCCAAGGGCGTCCTGCTCTACGGTCCCCCCGGCACCGGCAAGACCCTGCTCGCGCGCGCCGTCGCAGGCGAGGCGGGCGTGCCGTTCTTCTCCATCTCCGGATCCGACTTCGTCGAGATGTTCGTGGGCGTGGGCGCCAGCCGCGTGCGCGACCTGTTCGAGCAGGCCAAGAAGAACGCCCCTGCCATCATCTTCGTCGACGAGATCGACGCCGTCGGACGCCACCGCGGCGCCGGCCTCGGCGGGGGTCACGACGAGCGCGAGCAGACGCTCAACCAGATGCTCGTGGAGATGGACGGCTTCGACATCAACACGAACATCATCATGATCGCGGCCACCAACCGGCCCGACATCCTGGACCCTGCCCTGCTGCGCCCCGGTCGCTTCGACCGCCAGGTCGGCGTCGACGCGCCGGACCTCAAGGGACGACGCAAGGTGCTCGAGGTGCACGCCAAGGGCAAGCCGATCGCGCCCGAGGTGGACCTCGAGGCCGTCGCCCGCCGCACCCCTGGCTTCACCGGTGCCGACCTCGCGAACGTCCTCAACGAGGCGGCGCTGCTCACGGCCCGCCGTGACGAGAAGCGCATCGGACCCAGCGAGATCGACGAGGCGATCGACCGCGTCATCGCCGGCCCTCAGAAGCGCACCCGCGTCATGAACGACCACGACAAGCGGGTCACGGCGTATCACGAGGGCGGCCACGCCCTGGTGGCGGCGTCCATGAACCACACCGACCCGGTCACCAAGGTGACGATCCTGCCCCGCGGACGCGCCCTCGGCTACACGATGGTGATGCCCGCGGAGGACCGCTACTCGAAGACCCGCAACCAGCTGCTCGACAACCTCGCGTACGCCATGGGCGGCCGGGTGGCCGAGGAGCTCATCTTCGGTGACCCGTCGACCGGCGCATCGAACGACATCTCGCAGGCCAGCGAGATCGCCAAGCAGATGGTGACCGAGTACGGCATGAGCGAGAAGGTCGGCTCCGTGCGCCTCACCGGCAGCTCCGGCGAGGTGTTCCTTGGCCGCGACATGGGCCACGGCCGCGAGTTCTCGGAGCGGGTCGCCGCCGTCATCGACGACGAGGTCCGCGCGCTCATGGATCGCGCCATGGCAGAGGCCACGTGGGCACTGCAGGCCAACCGGGAGATCCTGGACCGGCTCGCCGCCGAGCTGCTCGAGAAGGAGACGCTCAACGAGACGGAGCTCGCGGAGATCTTCGCCGACGTGAAGCACATCGACAGGCGTCAGCACTGGGTCTCAGGAGACTGGGCGCCCACCGAGCCGCCGGCGCCGCTTCCCGAGCTCGAGGCGCCCAAGGCGCCCGCCCCCGAGATCGTCGAGCCGAAGGACGACGCCGCGGACACGACGCCCGCGGAGGCGACCGGCCCGGCGGACTCGACCGGAACCACCGACGAGTCCTGACCGGGACAGCGAAGGCAGAGCTGAGCATGGCAGTCGACCAGCCCCGCATCGAGGCCGCGGTCAAGGAGATCCTCGCCGCCATCGGCGACGATCCTGACCGCGACGGCCTCAAGGACACGCCGGCCCGGGTCGCCAGGGCGTACGAGGAGTTCTTCTCCGGGCTCGGAGGCGACCCGGCCGAGGTCCTCTCGGCGGTGTTCGAGCTGGGTCACGAGGAGATGATCCTCGTCAAGGACATCGAGCTGTACTCCATGTGCGAGCACCACCTGGTGCCGTTCCACGGCGTCGCGCATGTGGGCTACATCCCTGGACCCGACGGGCGCATCACCGGGCTCAGCAAGCTCGCACGGCTCGTCGAGCTGTACGCCCGCCGTCCCCAGGTGCAGGAGCGTCTCACCACCCAGGTGGCCGACGCGCTCGTCACCGAGCTGGGGGCGCGCGGCGTCATCGTGATCGTCGAGGCCGAGCACCTGTGCATGTCGATGCGAGGCATCCGCAAGCCGGGCTCGCGCACCGTCACGTCCGCGGTGCGCGGCGTGATGCGGCACGCGGCCACGCGCGCCGAGGCGATGAGCCTCATCGTCGGACGGTGACGCGGTGACAGGCCCCACGCTCGTGATGGGCATCCTCAACGTCACCCCGGACTCGTTCTCCGACGGCGGCCGCTGGGACACGGTGGACGCCGCCATCGCTCACGGCATCGAGCTGCACGAGCAAGGCGCCGCCATCGTCGACGTGGGCGGCGAGTCCACGCGACCCGGCGCGGCGCGCGTGGAGCCTGAGCAGGAGCGCGTGCGCGTGGTCCCCGTGATCCAGGCGCTCGCGGCGCACGGGGTCGCCGTCTCCATCGACACGATGCACGCGACCACCGCTGCCGCGGCCGTCGATGCGGGGGCCCGCATCGTCAACGACGTGTCCGGCGGGCTCGCCGACCCGCGCATGGCGCCCACGGTCGCCGACCTCGGCTGCGACTACGTGGCCATGCATTGGCGTGCGCACTCGACCGAGATGGACGCCGCCGATCGATACGTCGACGTGGTGGCCGAGGTGGCCGACGAGCTCGCGGCCCGCGTCGACGTGCTCACGGCGGCGGGTGTCGCCCCGGAGAGGATCATCCTCGACCCTGGCCTCGGGTTCTCCAAGGTCACCGCGTCCAACTGGCCCTTGATCGCGCGCTGGAGCGAGTGGGCGCACGGGCATCGCGTGCTGATCGGGGCCTCGCGCAAGCGATTCCTCGGTGCGGCCATCGCGCAGGGTGGCGGCGACGGCGCCGACCCGTCCAACCGGGAGGCCGCCACGACGGCCGTCACCACCGTGTGCGCGCTCGAGGCGATCTGGGGTGTGCGCGTCCACGATGCCGCTGCGGCGCGTGATGCGGTCTCCGTGGTGTCGCAATTGACAACAGCCGGCTACAAGGCACGATGAGGACATGGCCATGGATGTGACCCCGTACGTCAAGGACGGCATCGAGCTGGATCAGATCGCGGTGAACCGGGTCCGCGTGACCGGCTTCCACGGCGTCAACCAGAACGAGCGCGAGACAGGGCAGCTGTTCTACGCCGACGTCGTCGCGCACGTGTCCACCCGCGCGGCAGCTGCGCATGATGATCTGACCCGGACCCTCAACTACTCGGATGTCGCGGACCGAGCCGCAGAGGTCCTCGCGGGCGACCCCGCGAACCTGATCGAGACCGTGGCCGAGCACATCGCGCTCGCGGTGCTCGACATGGACGGCGTGCACTGCGTCGACGTCCGGGTGCACAAGCCGCAGGCGCCGCTCCACGTGGAGTTCGGCGACGTCACGGTGCGGATCCGCCGCGACCTGCGCACCGGCGGGCTGTGGGCCGACAAGCGCATCGGGTCCTCCGCCGGCATGCCCGACGACCCGTTGTCGCCCGGCGGCATGCGACCCTCGACCGATCCGTTCGACGCACGGCCCGCGCAGCCTGTCGGGGCCCTGCTCGCGCTCGGCGCGAACCTGGGCGACATGGCGACCACGCTGTCCAACGCCGTGGCGGACCTGCACCGCATCAGCGGCATCCAGGTCACGGGCGCCTCGCCGCTGGTCCAGTCGACGCCGGTGGGCGGGCCCGCGCAGCCGGACTACCTGAACGCTGTCATCCGCGTGCAGACCGCGCTGTCCGCCCGCGAGCTGCTGGCGGCATGCCAGGGCATCGAGATGGTCTACGGCCGCGACCGGACCGTCCCGAACGGACCGCGGACCCTGGACATCGACCTGATCGACGTGGACGGCCTCGTGGGCGAGTCCGAGGACCTGGTGCTCCCGCACCCGCGGGCGCACGGGCGGGGCTT
This genomic window contains:
- the hpt gene encoding hypoxanthine phosphoribosyltransferase: MDDFTKIIVSENDIGRKLDQLSAAIREDYKGKDLLLVGVLKGAVMVMADLARRMPPTVQMDWMAISSYGSGTKSSGVVRILKDLDADLTGKHVLIVEDIIDSGLTLSWLLGNLRSRGAESVEIAALLRKPDAVQVDVPIKYLGFDIPNEFVVGYGLDYAEKYRTLPFVAILNPAVYGG
- a CDS encoding type IV toxin-antitoxin system AbiEi family antitoxin domain-containing protein produces the protein MDPQEAVRARGGVARWSDLEGCGVSRDMLRTALRSGDLIRPHRGCYALPGTDRAAILATVFRGVGTCVTWCAARGLPLLRVPGEVHLAVPQNRALGNPRRRPVGEVVLHRHLPREGVSVLENLDIAALCTSPLEQVVLLDAALNRGLLDPGGLPFLRHGTEARRRWVVSSVDARAQSLLESIARVELREAGLTVIPQAEIAGVGAVDLLVEGHVVVETDGYEFHRRRDQFARDRDRDRQLALDGYATLRYASGDVLRDPGRIVEDVVAVLWRRGWFSPTVRTNLDRAARVSGPRWWSLPASRH
- the ftsH gene encoding ATP-dependent zinc metalloprotease FtsH translates to MKNLPRLLLLVVMIVALGWLVSSFFSPRMDRVDTSEGFALLKADVVEQAKIVDGDQRVELTLTQDIPSSDPADWQDLSDVVYFTYAAPQGQAVVDAVEASSATSYDAELATTSIWTSLLITFIPLLLIVVVFWFLLSSMQGGGGRLMQFGKSRASQVSPDMPKVKFDDVAGVDEAVDELREIEEFLEHPAKFQAVGAKIPKGVLLYGPPGTGKTLLARAVAGEAGVPFFSISGSDFVEMFVGVGASRVRDLFEQAKKNAPAIIFVDEIDAVGRHRGAGLGGGHDEREQTLNQMLVEMDGFDINTNIIMIAATNRPDILDPALLRPGRFDRQVGVDAPDLKGRRKVLEVHAKGKPIAPEVDLEAVARRTPGFTGADLANVLNEAALLTARRDEKRIGPSEIDEAIDRVIAGPQKRTRVMNDHDKRVTAYHEGGHALVAASMNHTDPVTKVTILPRGRALGYTMVMPAEDRYSKTRNQLLDNLAYAMGGRVAEELIFGDPSTGASNDISQASEIAKQMVTEYGMSEKVGSVRLTGSSGEVFLGRDMGHGREFSERVAAVIDDEVRALMDRAMAEATWALQANREILDRLAAELLEKETLNETELAEIFADVKHIDRRQHWVSGDWAPTEPPAPLPELEAPKAPAPEIVEPKDDAADTTPAEATGPADSTGTTDES
- the folE gene encoding GTP cyclohydrolase I FolE — its product is MAVDQPRIEAAVKEILAAIGDDPDRDGLKDTPARVARAYEEFFSGLGGDPAEVLSAVFELGHEEMILVKDIELYSMCEHHLVPFHGVAHVGYIPGPDGRITGLSKLARLVELYARRPQVQERLTTQVADALVTELGARGVIVIVEAEHLCMSMRGIRKPGSRTVTSAVRGVMRHAATRAEAMSLIVGR
- the folP gene encoding dihydropteroate synthase — encoded protein: MTGPTLVMGILNVTPDSFSDGGRWDTVDAAIAHGIELHEQGAAIVDVGGESTRPGAARVEPEQERVRVVPVIQALAAHGVAVSIDTMHATTAAAAVDAGARIVNDVSGGLADPRMAPTVADLGCDYVAMHWRAHSTEMDAADRYVDVVAEVADELAARVDVLTAAGVAPERIILDPGLGFSKVTASNWPLIARWSEWAHGHRVLIGASRKRFLGAAIAQGGGDGADPSNREAATTAVTTVCALEAIWGVRVHDAAAARDAVSVVSQLTTAGYKAR
- the folK gene encoding 2-amino-4-hydroxy-6-hydroxymethyldihydropteridine diphosphokinase, with the translated sequence MAMDVTPYVKDGIELDQIAVNRVRVTGFHGVNQNERETGQLFYADVVAHVSTRAAAAHDDLTRTLNYSDVADRAAEVLAGDPANLIETVAEHIALAVLDMDGVHCVDVRVHKPQAPLHVEFGDVTVRIRRDLRTGGLWADKRIGSSAGMPDDPLSPGGMRPSTDPFDARPAQPVGALLALGANLGDMATTLSNAVADLHRISGIQVTGASPLVQSTPVGGPAQPDYLNAVIRVQTALSARELLAACQGIEMVYGRDRTVPNGPRTLDIDLIDVDGLVGESEDLVLPHPRAHGRGFVLVPWAAFEPDAVLPGPGGGRVADLVAQVDTSGVQIIAQPQQADPVVEPEPVDVPEPVDVPEVEGAPSSATPQEGGAPLY